From the Luteolibacter arcticus genome, one window contains:
- the hemW gene encoding radical SAM family heme chaperone HemW produces the protein MLLYLHIPFCHRVCPYCSFYKHTPGDTSIGAFVAALLDEARGRIAALEEKPRTLYLGGGTPSMLSPTHLRTLFGGLGELLDLQSLDEVTLEANPATFDVAKARLFRELGVSRVSLGIQSFTPHVLETLGREHDPAQAAEAVKILREAGMPAVNIDLMFSIPGLSHDDWRQTLETAIALEPDHISAYNLTYEEDTAFFEGLKRGTMDADEDRDATQFFLADDLLRAAGFEHYETSNYAQPGFRSTHNRGYWRGEDYLGLGPSAVSTLGGERLKNIADTAGYVLMISSLGNAVVESESLDAEQRRLERIALMLRTEEGVPLSLVDRAIVPRLLEEGLAEMHGDSLVLTREGSPLVDPIAAELA, from the coding sequence ATGCTCCTCTACCTCCACATCCCCTTCTGCCACCGGGTCTGCCCCTACTGCTCGTTTTACAAGCATACGCCGGGCGACACGTCGATCGGGGCATTCGTCGCGGCGCTGTTAGATGAGGCCCGCGGCCGGATTGCGGCACTGGAGGAGAAACCGCGGACGCTCTACCTCGGCGGTGGGACGCCCTCGATGCTGTCCCCCACCCATCTTCGAACGCTCTTCGGAGGACTAGGAGAACTTCTTGATCTCCAGTCGCTCGACGAAGTGACGCTTGAGGCGAATCCCGCCACCTTTGACGTGGCGAAAGCGCGGCTTTTCCGGGAACTCGGCGTGTCCCGTGTCTCGCTGGGCATCCAATCCTTCACTCCGCACGTCCTTGAAACGCTCGGCCGCGAACACGACCCCGCGCAGGCCGCAGAAGCCGTCAAAATCCTGCGTGAAGCGGGAATGCCGGCGGTGAACATCGACCTGATGTTCTCGATTCCCGGGCTCTCCCACGATGACTGGCGGCAAACCTTGGAAACCGCCATCGCCCTGGAGCCGGACCACATTTCCGCCTACAACCTCACCTACGAAGAGGACACCGCCTTCTTCGAGGGGCTGAAGCGCGGCACGATGGATGCCGACGAGGATCGTGATGCCACGCAGTTCTTCCTGGCCGACGATCTCCTCCGCGCTGCTGGCTTCGAGCACTACGAGACCTCCAACTACGCCCAGCCCGGCTTCCGATCGACCCATAACCGCGGCTACTGGCGCGGTGAAGATTACCTCGGGCTTGGCCCCTCGGCGGTATCGACGCTCGGCGGCGAGAGATTGAAGAACATCGCCGACACCGCAGGCTACGTCCTCATGATCAGCTCGCTGGGGAACGCAGTCGTGGAGAGCGAATCGCTCGATGCGGAGCAGCGCCGTCTCGAGCGCATCGCCCTGATGCTGCGCACCGAGGAAGGCGTGCCGCTTTCGCTCGTGGATCGCGCCATAGTGCCGCGATTGTTAGAGGAAGGCTTGGCGGAGATGCATGGCGACTCGCTGGTGCTGACTCGTGAAGGCTCGCCGCTGGTGGACCCCATCGCCGCCGAATTGGCGTAG
- the hemB gene encoding porphobilinogen synthase yields MHIRPRRNRRTPAIRSLVRENVLSPADFILPLFLHEDSVDTPIASMPGVSRWSLEGLVKEAGEAHALGVPAVVLFPKIEESLKTPLAEECHNDDGLVPRAIRALKAAYPTLCIITDVALDPYNSDGHDGVVMRDERGDLQILNDETVEILCQQALCHARAGADIVSPSDMMDGRVAALRSALDAEGFDQLSILSYSAKYASAYYGPFRGALDSAPKEGDKKTYQMDPGNAREAVREVMLDEAEGADMVMVKPAGPYLDIIARIRECTTLPVAAYQVSGEYLMIESAAAAGWVDAKAVALESLMGIKRAGADMILTYYAKRAAGWLRE; encoded by the coding sequence ATGCACATCCGTCCCCGCCGCAACCGCCGCACCCCGGCGATCCGATCGCTGGTCCGCGAGAATGTCCTCAGCCCGGCGGATTTCATCCTGCCGCTGTTCCTGCACGAGGACTCCGTTGATACGCCGATCGCCTCGATGCCCGGCGTGAGCCGCTGGTCGCTGGAGGGACTCGTGAAGGAGGCGGGCGAGGCTCATGCGCTGGGCGTTCCCGCGGTGGTGCTGTTTCCGAAGATCGAGGAGAGCCTCAAGACGCCCCTTGCCGAGGAGTGCCACAATGACGACGGGCTGGTGCCGCGGGCGATCCGTGCGCTCAAGGCGGCCTACCCGACGCTGTGCATCATCACCGACGTGGCGCTCGATCCCTACAATTCCGATGGCCACGACGGCGTCGTGATGCGCGACGAGCGAGGTGATCTGCAGATTCTGAATGACGAGACGGTGGAAATCCTCTGCCAGCAGGCGCTTTGCCACGCCCGTGCGGGAGCGGACATCGTTTCGCCCAGCGACATGATGGACGGCCGGGTGGCCGCGCTGCGCTCGGCGCTGGATGCGGAGGGCTTCGATCAGCTGTCGATCCTCAGTTACTCGGCCAAGTATGCTTCCGCCTACTACGGCCCGTTTCGCGGGGCGCTCGATTCCGCTCCAAAGGAAGGCGACAAGAAGACCTACCAGATGGATCCCGGCAATGCCCGCGAGGCGGTGCGCGAGGTGATGTTGGATGAGGCCGAGGGCGCGGACATGGTCATGGTCAAGCCGGCCGGTCCCTACCTCGACATCATCGCGAGGATCCGCGAGTGCACGACGCTGCCGGTGGCCGCCTACCAAGTCAGCGGCGAGTATCTCATGATCGAGAGCGCCGCGGCCGCCGGTTGGGTCGATGCCAAGGCCGTCGCGCTCGAAAGCCTGATGGGCATCAAGCGCGCCGGAGCGGACATGATCCTGACCTACTACGCCAAGAGGGCGGCGGGGTGGCTGAGGGAATGA
- a CDS encoding addiction module protein, with the protein MDALILEQEALKLPPLARLRLADLLYSSLEVAADEEWKRKAAEECESRWEAYKRGDIGSTVWTDFLDRIEAKYPRP; encoded by the coding sequence ATGGACGCTCTCATTCTCGAGCAGGAAGCTCTCAAGCTTCCTCCATTGGCCCGCCTCCGACTCGCCGACCTGCTTTACTCCAGCCTGGAGGTGGCAGCGGATGAGGAGTGGAAGCGCAAGGCCGCGGAAGAATGCGAATCCCGTTGGGAAGCCTACAAGCGGGGTGATATCGGCTCCACTGTTTGGACCGATTTCCTTGATAGGATCGAGGCGAAATACCCTCGCCCATGA
- a CDS encoding fumarate reductase/succinate dehydrogenase flavoprotein subunit yields the protein MSLDSKIPSGPIDQKWSKHKMDSKLINPANKRKFTILVVGSGLAGGAAAATLAELGYKVKCFCYQDSPRRAHSIAAQGGINGAKNYQNDGDSVHRLFYDTIKGGDFRAREANVHRLAEVSVNIIDQCVAQGVPFAREYGGLLDNRSFGGAQVSRTFYARGQTGQQLLIGCYQALEKEIHKGGVTMYPRTEMLDVVLVDGHAKGIVVRDMVTGKIESHAGDAVILATGGYGNVFFLSTNAMGCNVTAAWRAAKRGALFANPCYTQIHPTCIPVSGDYQSKLTLMSESLRNDGRVWAPKTREIAEKIRKGQLTASDVAEDDRDYYLERKYPSFGNLAPRDISSRAAKEACDDGRGIAKTGLGVYLDFRDATARLGEATIRARYGNLFQMYDKIAGQDPYKQPMMIYPAVHYTMGGLWVDYNLMSNVPGLHVLGEANFSDHGANRLGASALMQGLADGYFVIPATIANYLATQKPGTIKPDQPEFKATEAEVNERTNKLLSINGKRTVDSFHKQLGEVMWNKCGMARSREGLTEAIAEIPAIREEFWQNVRVPGSGAQANMELEKAARVADFLEFGEMMCYDARDREESCGGHFRTEHQFTEADPEVQSGKTQPGEAKRHDDKFCHVSAWEYKGAGVEPVLHKEPLEFEAVHLSIRSYA from the coding sequence ATGTCTCTCGACAGCAAAATCCCGTCCGGTCCGATCGATCAGAAGTGGTCCAAGCACAAAATGGACTCCAAGCTGATCAACCCGGCGAACAAGCGGAAGTTCACCATTCTCGTCGTCGGTTCCGGCCTCGCCGGGGGTGCCGCGGCCGCGACGCTCGCGGAACTGGGCTACAAGGTGAAATGTTTCTGCTACCAGGATAGCCCGCGCCGCGCCCACTCCATCGCTGCACAGGGCGGGATCAACGGTGCGAAGAACTACCAGAACGATGGCGACTCGGTGCATCGCCTGTTCTACGACACGATCAAGGGCGGCGACTTCCGCGCGCGTGAGGCCAATGTCCACCGCCTGGCCGAGGTCTCGGTGAACATCATCGACCAATGCGTGGCCCAAGGCGTGCCCTTCGCCCGCGAATACGGCGGTCTCCTCGACAACCGCTCCTTCGGCGGCGCGCAGGTTTCCCGTACTTTCTACGCCCGCGGCCAGACCGGGCAGCAGCTTCTCATCGGCTGCTACCAGGCGCTCGAGAAGGAGATCCACAAGGGCGGAGTGACGATGTATCCGCGCACCGAGATGCTCGATGTCGTCCTCGTGGACGGTCACGCCAAAGGCATCGTCGTGCGCGACATGGTCACCGGCAAGATCGAGTCCCACGCCGGCGACGCCGTCATCCTTGCGACCGGCGGCTACGGCAACGTCTTCTTCCTCTCGACCAACGCGATGGGCTGCAACGTCACCGCAGCCTGGCGCGCAGCGAAGCGCGGGGCTCTCTTCGCAAACCCTTGCTACACCCAGATCCACCCAACCTGCATCCCGGTCAGCGGCGACTACCAGTCGAAGCTCACCCTGATGTCCGAATCGTTGCGCAATGACGGCCGCGTCTGGGCACCGAAGACCCGCGAGATCGCCGAGAAAATCCGCAAGGGCCAGCTCACCGCCTCCGATGTGGCCGAGGATGACCGCGACTACTACCTCGAGCGCAAATACCCGTCCTTCGGCAACCTCGCCCCGCGCGACATTTCCTCACGCGCTGCGAAGGAAGCCTGCGACGATGGCCGAGGCATCGCGAAGACCGGCCTCGGCGTGTATCTGGATTTCCGCGATGCCACCGCTCGTCTCGGCGAGGCGACCATCCGCGCCCGCTACGGCAACTTGTTCCAGATGTACGACAAGATCGCCGGCCAGGACCCCTACAAGCAGCCGATGATGATTTACCCCGCGGTGCACTACACCATGGGCGGCCTCTGGGTGGACTACAACCTGATGTCAAACGTCCCCGGCCTGCACGTGCTGGGCGAAGCGAACTTCTCCGACCACGGCGCGAACCGCCTCGGTGCCTCCGCCCTCATGCAGGGCCTCGCCGATGGCTACTTCGTCATTCCCGCGACCATCGCGAACTACCTCGCGACGCAGAAGCCCGGCACGATCAAGCCCGATCAGCCCGAGTTCAAGGCGACCGAGGCCGAGGTCAACGAGCGCACCAACAAGCTGCTTTCGATCAATGGCAAGCGCACCGTGGACAGCTTCCACAAGCAGCTTGGCGAGGTCATGTGGAACAAGTGCGGAATGGCCCGCTCCCGCGAAGGCCTGACCGAGGCGATCGCCGAGATCCCCGCGATCCGCGAGGAGTTCTGGCAGAACGTCCGTGTCCCTGGTTCCGGCGCCCAAGCGAACATGGAACTGGAGAAAGCCGCCCGCGTCGCGGACTTCCTCGAATTCGGCGAGATGATGTGCTACGACGCCCGCGACCGCGAGGAAAGCTGCGGCGGCCACTTCCGCACCGAGCACCAATTCACCGAAGCCGACCCCGAGGTCCAGTCCGGCAAGACCCAGCCCGGCGAGGCCAAACGCCACGACGACAAGTTCTGCCACGTCTCCGCTTGGGAGTACAAAGGCGCGGGGGTCGAGCCGGTGCTGCACAAGGAGCCGCTGGAATTCGAGGCCGTGCACCTGTCGATCCGCAGCTACGCGTAA
- a CDS encoding succinate dehydrogenase cytochrome b subunit encodes MNASACSFPIVCRVWKSSIGRKLIVALTGLVLVLFIAGHLAGNLLVFVGRDAFNEYAELLKHLLHGAGIWIARLGLLGAVALHIAATVSLTAENKAARTAYAKEATIQASKSSLIMIWSGITILVFVIYHLLHFTLHAGNTYEDYRDSLGRHDAWKMVIDGFSVWYVSAFYILAMTLLCSHLSHGIGAMFQTLGLRSKKSAPLITVISKGSAILIWLGFISIPIAINFFGFGR; translated from the coding sequence ATGAACGCATCCGCCTGCTCGTTCCCCATTGTCTGCCGCGTTTGGAAATCCTCCATCGGCCGGAAACTCATCGTCGCCCTGACGGGCCTCGTGCTCGTCCTCTTCATCGCCGGTCACCTCGCGGGCAACCTGCTGGTGTTCGTGGGCCGCGACGCCTTCAACGAATACGCCGAGCTGCTGAAGCACCTGCTCCATGGAGCAGGTATTTGGATTGCCCGCCTCGGCCTGCTCGGTGCCGTTGCCTTGCACATTGCCGCCACGGTTTCCCTGACCGCAGAGAACAAGGCAGCCCGCACCGCCTATGCCAAGGAGGCCACCATTCAGGCCAGCAAGTCCTCCCTGATCATGATCTGGAGCGGCATCACGATCCTCGTCTTCGTGATCTACCACCTGCTGCACTTCACCCTGCACGCCGGCAATACCTACGAAGATTACCGCGACTCCCTCGGCCGCCACGATGCGTGGAAGATGGTCATCGACGGTTTCTCGGTCTGGTACGTCTCGGCCTTCTATATCCTGGCGATGACCCTGCTTTGCTCGCACCTCAGCCACGGCATCGGCGCGATGTTCCAGACGCTCGGCCTGCGGTCAAAGAAGTCCGCCCCCTTGATCACCGTCATTTCCAAAGGCTCCGCGATTCTCATCTGGCTCGGCTTCATCTCCATCCCGATCGCCATCAATTTCTTCGGCTTCGGACGCTGA